Proteins encoded within one genomic window of Alteribacter populi:
- a CDS encoding (Fe-S)-binding protein, with translation MDPILINWLMFILVTGYAVYLFASLVKTRMEYIKLGQKAEFNRTMQERKEAVFTQVFGQKKLLKDKKSGIIHIMFFYGFLLVQFSAIDVIWKGLAPGSHLPLGPVYPFFTFFQELVVVMILIAVVWAFYRRYVEKLVRLKRNFKAGLVLIFIGGLMISKLFAKGMEIIWLEKSTTVAEPIASTIATVFTPIGGTAAGALFFVFWWMHLLFLLTFLVYIPQSKHAHLIAGPANVFLGPTHKTGQLKPINFEDEDAEKFGKNEIEEFDQKQLLDLYACVECGRCTNMCPATGTGKMLSPMDLILKMRDHLTEKGAAVTSRNPWMPSYAFTHTKGNQLAATSEVYDVNLIGDVITEEELWACTTCRNCEDQCPVANEHVDKIIDMRRYLVLTEGKMDPEAQRAITNIERQGNPWGINRKEREKWREGRDDIYAPTVKELKKAGEEFDYLFFVGSMGSYDNRSQKIAQSFAKVMNEAGVKFAILGNKEKNSGDTPRRIGNEFLFQELATANIQEFEKNDVKKIVTFDPHAYNTLKNEYPDFGLEAEVYHHTELLFELLREGRIKPTKEVNETITYHDSCYLGRYNDVYDPPREILKAIPGVNVVEMERNRENGMCCGAGGGMMWMEEDTGTRVNEARTEQALATSPSVIGSACPYCLTMLSDGTKSKEVEESVKTLDIVEILEKSLETKKESVSV, from the coding sequence ATGGATCCAATTCTTATCAATTGGCTGATGTTCATTCTTGTAACCGGTTACGCGGTCTATTTGTTTGCAAGTTTAGTCAAAACGAGAATGGAGTACATCAAGCTTGGTCAAAAGGCTGAATTTAACCGAACCATGCAAGAACGTAAGGAAGCGGTGTTTACCCAGGTTTTTGGTCAGAAAAAATTATTGAAAGATAAAAAAAGTGGGATCATCCACATCATGTTTTTTTACGGGTTTTTGCTCGTACAGTTTAGCGCGATCGACGTGATATGGAAAGGTCTTGCGCCGGGCTCCCATTTACCTTTAGGACCGGTTTATCCTTTCTTTACGTTTTTCCAGGAACTTGTTGTTGTTATGATTCTCATTGCTGTCGTATGGGCCTTTTATCGGCGTTACGTTGAAAAGCTTGTGCGATTAAAGCGAAATTTTAAAGCAGGACTTGTTCTCATTTTCATCGGGGGTCTGATGATTTCTAAGCTGTTTGCAAAAGGAATGGAAATCATCTGGCTCGAGAAATCCACAACCGTCGCAGAACCGATTGCATCGACAATCGCCACTGTATTTACACCGATAGGAGGAACAGCTGCAGGAGCGCTTTTCTTTGTATTTTGGTGGATGCACTTATTGTTCTTATTAACCTTTTTAGTGTACATTCCGCAGTCCAAGCACGCTCACTTAATTGCCGGACCTGCCAATGTTTTTCTTGGTCCCACCCATAAAACAGGTCAACTCAAGCCTATTAATTTTGAGGATGAAGATGCAGAGAAGTTTGGTAAAAATGAGATCGAAGAGTTTGACCAGAAGCAGCTTCTCGACCTCTATGCGTGTGTTGAATGCGGACGTTGTACAAACATGTGTCCGGCAACGGGAACAGGGAAAATGCTCTCGCCAATGGACCTAATTCTAAAAATGAGAGATCACTTAACGGAAAAAGGGGCGGCAGTTACATCCCGAAACCCTTGGATGCCGTCATACGCATTTACTCATACAAAAGGAAATCAGCTCGCTGCTACATCTGAGGTCTACGATGTGAACCTGATTGGTGACGTTATTACAGAAGAAGAATTATGGGCTTGTACAACTTGCCGTAACTGTGAAGATCAATGTCCAGTGGCCAATGAGCACGTAGATAAAATTATCGATATGCGCCGTTATCTCGTTCTGACAGAAGGGAAGATGGACCCGGAAGCTCAGCGTGCGATTACAAATATCGAACGCCAAGGAAACCCATGGGGAATTAACCGTAAAGAACGTGAAAAGTGGCGTGAAGGACGCGACGATATTTATGCACCAACAGTAAAAGAGCTTAAGAAGGCTGGAGAAGAATTTGATTATCTTTTCTTCGTCGGTTCCATGGGCTCGTATGACAACAGAAGTCAGAAGATTGCTCAATCGTTTGCGAAAGTAATGAACGAAGCCGGTGTAAAATTTGCGATTCTAGGAAACAAGGAAAAGAACTCTGGAGATACACCTCGTCGAATCGGAAACGAATTTTTATTCCAAGAGCTTGCAACCGCTAACATCCAGGAATTTGAGAAAAATGACGTAAAAAAAATCGTCACCTTTGATCCTCACGCATACAATACGTTAAAAAATGAATATCCGGATTTCGGGCTAGAAGCAGAAGTGTATCACCATACTGAACTGCTTTTTGAACTTCTTCGAGAAGGGCGCATTAAACCAACAAAAGAAGTGAACGAAACGATAACGTATCACGATTCTTGTTACCTTGGCCGTTACAATGATGTGTATGATCCACCTCGCGAAATCTTAAAAGCGATTCCAGGAGTCAATGTCGTTGAAATGGAACGTAACCGTGAAAACGGGATGTGCTGTGGAGCAGGCGGAGGCATGATGTGGATGGAAGAGGATACGGGTACTCGCGTAAATGAAGCAAGAACAGAACAGGCCCTAGCGACTAGTCCGTCGGTAATCGGGAGTGCTTGCCCGTATTGCTTAACGATGCTAAGCGATGGAACAAAATCGAAAGAAGTAGAAGAATCAGTTAAAACATTGGATATTGTTGAAATTTTAGAAAAATCTTTAGAAACAAAAAAGGAATCAGTCTCCGTTTAA
- the cls gene encoding cardiolipin synthase, with amino-acid sequence MTILYIISIAVIVIILWFFIDFLIARLLHRKNIQPFKEPPIRKSDVEFFASGDKLFQHLLGEIEQATHHIHILFYIFRDDNIGQKMLDKLKDKANEGVEIRLMVDFMGMKIARKNRKLLKKAGIHFVISNKPSFPFFFYSMNKRNHRKVTVIDGEIAYLGGFNVGDEYLGRDPNFGPWRDYHLAVKGEGVEDLQRQFLLDWKSASSEDLVQRERYYPQQRPGRKEIQILSLDGDHGKEVTLKLINSAKHKLFIGSPYFIPGKEIKDALINAAKRGVDIQVILPKKPDHPLVIHAAYPYFQPLINAGIDIYLYFQGFYHSKAIIIDDKICDIGTANFDQRSFHLNHEVNCLIHDEDWTQQVMEQVDQDLNRSERVTINHLNDRSLGKRLKELVATTFSPLM; translated from the coding sequence TTGACCATTCTCTATATCATTTCTATCGCTGTTATCGTCATTATTTTATGGTTTTTTATCGATTTTCTAATTGCTCGACTTCTTCATCGGAAAAACATTCAGCCCTTTAAAGAGCCTCCAATAAGAAAAAGCGATGTCGAATTTTTTGCAAGCGGTGATAAATTATTTCAGCACCTTTTAGGAGAAATAGAACAAGCGACACACCATATCCATATCCTTTTTTATATTTTCAGAGATGACAATATTGGTCAAAAAATGTTGGATAAACTGAAAGACAAGGCTAATGAAGGGGTAGAAATCAGATTAATGGTCGACTTCATGGGAATGAAGATTGCTCGAAAGAATCGAAAGCTGTTAAAAAAAGCTGGCATCCATTTTGTGATTTCTAATAAACCTTCCTTTCCGTTTTTCTTTTATAGCATGAATAAACGTAATCACCGAAAAGTGACAGTAATCGATGGTGAAATTGCCTACCTTGGCGGGTTTAACGTCGGTGATGAATATTTAGGAAGGGACCCAAACTTCGGGCCATGGCGGGATTACCATCTTGCTGTAAAAGGTGAAGGAGTGGAAGACTTACAAAGACAATTCTTACTTGATTGGAAAAGCGCATCATCCGAAGACCTCGTTCAAAGAGAGCGCTATTACCCTCAGCAACGACCGGGTCGAAAAGAGATTCAAATTCTATCTTTAGACGGTGACCACGGTAAAGAAGTTACCCTAAAGCTTATAAACAGCGCTAAACATAAGCTATTTATTGGAAGCCCTTACTTTATCCCGGGCAAAGAGATTAAAGATGCTTTAATCAATGCAGCTAAACGCGGTGTGGATATCCAAGTTATTTTGCCTAAAAAGCCTGATCATCCACTCGTCATCCATGCGGCCTACCCTTACTTCCAACCACTAATCAATGCAGGAATTGATATTTATTTATATTTCCAGGGCTTTTATCACTCAAAAGCGATCATAATAGATGACAAAATTTGTGATATTGGTACAGCTAATTTTGACCAGCGAAGCTTTCACTTAAACCATGAAGTGAACTGTCTCATCCATGACGAAGACTGGACTCAACAAGTCATGGAGCAAGTAGATCAAGACTTGAACCGAAGTGAAAGGGTAACGATTAACCACCTTAATGACCGATCATTAGGTAAACGGTTAAAGGAACTAGTCGCTACTACTTTTTCACCATTAATGTAA
- the uvsE gene encoding UV DNA damage repair endonuclease UvsE, translating to MKIRFGFVAHATSLHKCSPSHTITWAQAKKLTKTERKNKLMEVTAKNIAHTKRAIHYCIAQEFDLFRLSSAMVPLATHPDVMWDFVEPFQQEWRQLGKLISDHGIRVSFHPNQFTLFTSDKSEVTERSVKDLHFHNKMANAMCLPECRFVLHIGGIYGNKEAAIERFHKNVRVLPAHLKDRLMFENDDKSYHAYDVLGICIEEQLPFVFDYHHHVVHQGERTLEDILPQMIKTWEHTKLPPKIHLSSPKDGNRSRAHADRLDLSFVRPFLESMRAFDTDFDVMIEAKQKDKALLHFLNDLEKIRGVNRLSGGTIAYKP from the coding sequence ATGAAAATAAGGTTTGGGTTTGTTGCTCATGCTACTTCGTTGCATAAATGCTCTCCTTCACACACAATAACCTGGGCTCAAGCAAAAAAGCTGACGAAAACAGAACGGAAAAATAAATTAATGGAGGTCACAGCCAAAAACATAGCCCATACAAAAAGGGCGATTCATTATTGTATAGCACAAGAATTTGACTTATTTCGCCTCTCTTCAGCTATGGTCCCTCTTGCTACCCATCCGGATGTTATGTGGGATTTTGTTGAGCCTTTTCAACAGGAGTGGAGACAGCTCGGAAAATTGATTTCTGACCACGGAATTCGGGTTAGTTTTCATCCCAACCAATTCACTCTCTTTACGTCAGATAAAAGTGAGGTAACTGAACGTTCAGTTAAGGACCTCCACTTTCATAATAAGATGGCAAATGCGATGTGTTTACCAGAGTGTCGTTTTGTTCTTCATATAGGGGGGATTTATGGGAATAAGGAAGCTGCCATTGAGCGGTTTCATAAAAATGTTCGTGTATTGCCTGCACATTTGAAAGATCGGTTAATGTTTGAAAATGACGATAAATCTTATCACGCTTACGACGTATTAGGCATATGTATAGAAGAGCAGCTCCCTTTTGTGTTTGATTATCACCATCACGTCGTCCACCAGGGAGAACGTACACTAGAAGACATTTTGCCGCAAATGATCAAAACATGGGAACATACCAAGCTCCCTCCAAAAATACACTTGTCTTCACCTAAGGACGGAAACCGTTCACGAGCCCATGCTGACAGGTTGGATCTGTCATTTGTACGACCATTCCTTGAATCGATGAGGGCCTTTGACACTGATTTTGATGTCATGATTGAAGCGAAACAAAAAGACAAAGCTCTCCTTCACTTCCTTAATGACCTTGAAAAAATAAGGGGTGTCAATCGCCTTTCTGGAGGAACCATTGCGTACAAACCATAA
- a CDS encoding heavy metal translocating P-type ATPase produces the protein MKNTKISFSLLYPHRELIFAIIGGLCLVTGFLFDRSGLSSWAIFFYLWAFSIGGFYKAKEGVLDLVKDRSLNVEILMIIAAIGAASIGYWGEGAILIFIFSLSGALETYTLQKSEQDLTKLMKLAPEEATILKDNGRTETVAVENLQIGDRILVKPGERIPADGVIITGNSLVDEATITGESMPVTKSKADDVFNGTINGSGSMTIKVSKRNADSLFQKMITLVQQAKSSRPPSQQFIERIEGPYVLIVLLVVTFMLIVPPLFLGTPFQETFYRAMVLLVVASPCAVVASVMPALLSAISTGARHSILVKEGLYLEQLSKTCVVAFDKTGTLTLGKPEVTGVYAMNDEQLPMILASLAAIEQHSNHPLARAIHHYCKQKTEVFPKVNAIEDVPGYGVKAEINGVEWRIGRKNFLNISNSSEIFKEVNMKITDLEQAGHTFVFVSRNDTFITFIALKDKVRPQAASTIDALSKIGLTTIMITGDQHTTAQSIAKEIGVDGFISECLPEQKVKEVERLREKYGSVVMVGDGVNDAPALAQANTGIAMGSGTDVAIDTADIVLMNNELEKITLSFQLSKRLNRVVKQNLIFSVAVILLLLTANFAQQLTLPLGVIGHEGSTLVVILNGLRLLRTGKSKASKTTESEAAVYGS, from the coding sequence ATGAAAAATACAAAAATTTCATTTTCATTGTTATATCCTCATCGAGAATTGATCTTTGCTATTATTGGAGGCTTGTGCCTAGTAACTGGATTTTTATTTGATCGTTCTGGCCTAAGTTCATGGGCTATATTTTTCTATTTGTGGGCTTTTAGTATCGGGGGATTTTATAAAGCAAAGGAAGGCGTTTTAGATCTCGTAAAGGATAGATCGCTCAATGTTGAAATTCTTATGATCATCGCCGCTATCGGTGCCGCATCGATAGGCTATTGGGGTGAAGGGGCTATTTTAATTTTTATTTTTTCATTAAGTGGAGCTCTGGAAACATACACTTTGCAGAAAAGTGAACAGGATCTTACAAAGCTTATGAAGCTTGCCCCTGAAGAAGCCACTATACTTAAAGATAATGGTCGAACAGAAACAGTAGCAGTAGAAAACCTCCAAATCGGGGACCGAATTCTTGTGAAACCTGGTGAACGTATTCCAGCCGACGGAGTTATTATAACTGGAAATAGTCTGGTCGATGAAGCGACGATCACTGGTGAATCGATGCCAGTTACGAAATCAAAAGCAGATGACGTATTCAATGGTACGATCAACGGGAGCGGTTCCATGACCATCAAAGTGTCAAAACGAAACGCCGACTCTTTGTTTCAAAAGATGATTACTCTCGTTCAACAAGCAAAGTCCTCTCGCCCACCTAGTCAACAATTTATTGAACGGATTGAAGGTCCTTACGTTCTCATCGTATTACTCGTTGTTACTTTCATGCTCATCGTCCCTCCGCTCTTTCTTGGCACCCCTTTTCAAGAGACCTTTTATCGCGCGATGGTGCTTCTCGTTGTAGCTTCTCCTTGTGCAGTTGTCGCTTCCGTCATGCCTGCCCTCTTATCAGCCATCTCTACCGGCGCCAGGCACAGCATTCTCGTTAAAGAAGGCTTGTATTTAGAACAATTGTCAAAAACATGCGTAGTCGCTTTTGACAAGACAGGAACGCTCACACTAGGAAAGCCCGAAGTAACCGGTGTTTATGCGATGAACGACGAACAATTACCCATGATTCTCGCTTCCCTTGCTGCTATAGAACAACATTCAAACCACCCACTCGCCCGCGCGATTCACCACTACTGCAAGCAGAAAACAGAGGTTTTCCCAAAAGTAAATGCCATTGAAGACGTCCCTGGATACGGGGTAAAAGCTGAAATTAATGGAGTTGAGTGGAGAATTGGCCGTAAAAACTTCTTGAACATTTCGAACTCCTCCGAGATTTTTAAAGAAGTAAACATGAAAATTACTGATTTGGAACAAGCAGGCCATACCTTCGTTTTTGTATCTAGAAATGATACATTCATCACATTCATAGCTTTAAAAGACAAAGTCCGGCCCCAAGCAGCAAGCACAATAGACGCTCTTTCTAAAATAGGATTAACAACGATTATGATAACGGGTGATCAGCATACAACAGCACAATCAATCGCCAAAGAAATCGGCGTCGATGGTTTTATTTCCGAGTGCCTTCCCGAACAAAAAGTAAAAGAAGTGGAGCGTTTAAGAGAAAAGTACGGTTCTGTCGTTATGGTGGGCGATGGTGTAAATGATGCCCCAGCACTAGCACAAGCGAACACAGGGATTGCAATGGGTTCAGGAACTGATGTTGCCATCGACACAGCAGATATCGTACTCATGAATAATGAACTAGAAAAAATAACGCTCTCCTTTCAACTGTCCAAACGATTAAATAGAGTCGTCAAACAAAATTTGATTTTTTCAGTTGCCGTTATTCTTTTATTACTAACCGCAAACTTCGCTCAGCAGCTTACGTTACCACTTGGGGTCATTGGCCACGAAGGCAGCACGTTAGTCGTTATTTTAAATGGCCTTCGATTGCTGAGGACAGGGAAATCGAAGGCCTCAAAGACAACCGAAAGTGAAGCCGCCGTATATGGGTCGTAA
- a CDS encoding alpha/beta fold hydrolase: MPWTDNPNHASLYYEIKGSGPPILFIHPPGMGHVTFRHQVESLSDSYTVILMDVRGNGRSGLDDHPLSMALLADDIRRVLDDAHIKKAFVCGYSNGGSIVQEFAIRHPNRTRGIMLLGGFPEVNSFLLRNEFRSGIIAARLKKMRIISEVLAAAHEKGGKRRDLAEYVRRTSPSFLAQLYDLGLHYKSTDRLRLIASPVLLVYGQWDYYVHHYRFIFQEKLTVPYDVIYIGKATHQLPTKHAKVLNHVLDEFMKKTAKRTRQRKTKNA, translated from the coding sequence ATGCCTTGGACAGATAATCCAAATCACGCGAGTCTTTATTATGAAATCAAAGGGAGCGGTCCGCCGATCTTATTTATTCATCCACCAGGAATGGGGCATGTGACTTTTCGGCATCAGGTGGAAAGCTTGTCCGATTCTTACACGGTCATTTTGATGGATGTAAGAGGAAATGGGCGGAGTGGCTTGGATGATCATCCCCTGTCTATGGCACTGCTTGCAGATGACATCCGGCGTGTTCTTGACGACGCGCATATTAAAAAGGCCTTTGTATGCGGTTATTCAAATGGAGGCTCCATTGTCCAGGAATTTGCGATTCGCCATCCTAATCGGACGAGGGGCATCATGCTTTTAGGCGGGTTTCCCGAAGTGAATAGTTTCTTACTACGTAATGAATTTCGCTCCGGGATCATCGCAGCTCGACTGAAGAAAATGCGCATCATATCTGAAGTACTAGCTGCAGCACATGAAAAGGGCGGCAAGCGTAGAGATCTAGCTGAATATGTGAGGAGAACATCACCTTCGTTTTTAGCCCAACTTTATGATCTAGGTCTCCACTACAAATCTACGGATCGTCTCCGTCTTATTGCCTCACCGGTGTTGCTCGTCTATGGACAGTGGGATTATTATGTTCATCATTACCGGTTTATTTTTCAAGAAAAGCTTACTGTCCCGTACGATGTGATTTATATTGGTAAAGCCACACACCAATTACCTACGAAACATGCAAAAGTTTTGAATCATGTTCTTGATGAATTTATGAAAAAAACAGCGAAGAGAACACGACAAAGGAAAACAAAAAACGCTTGA
- a CDS encoding XapX domain-containing protein encodes MQEILLALIAGLVVGVVFAIIKLPIPAPPAIAGIVGIFGIYLGYKLFGLIAGYIS; translated from the coding sequence ATGCAAGAAATCTTATTAGCACTAATAGCAGGGCTTGTTGTTGGGGTTGTCTTTGCGATTATCAAACTTCCGATTCCGGCACCACCTGCTATTGCAGGTATTGTGGGCATATTTGGGATTTATCTTGGTTATAAGTTGTTTGGACTCATAGCTGGATATATATCCTAG
- the argS gene encoding arginine--tRNA ligase has protein sequence MSQVEEMKQLLKDEIKKAVVKAGHATEEEIPEVVIETPKDKDHGDYATNMAMQLARIAKKAPRMIAEEMVANFDKEQAHVNQIDIAGPGFMNFFMNNAYLSDVVRTVLEKQKEYGATSFGQDKSVQVEFVSANPTGTLHLGHARGAAVGDSLCNILDKAGYEVAREYYINDAGNQIENLALSLEARYMQALGEEMEMPEDGYQGKDIVGFAEEIVEVYGDRFKEITRDERLSFLREYGLKRELDKLKDDLAAFRVNFDNWYSETSLYTTGKVETILEELQNNGETYEKDGALWFESTKYGDDKDRVLVKGDGSYTYLTPDISYHKDKFARGFKELINIWGADHHGYIPRMKAAVEALGYDRDQLKVQIIQMVNLFQNGERVKMSKRTGKAVTMRDLMEEVGIDATRYFFAMRAADTHMDFDMDLAVSKSNENPVYYVQYAHARICTMLRQAKEVGFEADKSEDLTRLSSEKELDLLKKIGEFPLVVSDAADKRSPHRIANYVFDLAQALHSFYNAEKVINEADASLTKARLALMEAVRITLSNALDLIGVSAPEKM, from the coding sequence ATGAGCCAAGTAGAAGAAATGAAGCAGCTATTAAAAGATGAAATTAAAAAAGCCGTAGTCAAAGCGGGTCATGCTACAGAAGAAGAGATCCCAGAGGTAGTAATCGAAACTCCAAAAGATAAGGATCACGGAGACTATGCGACAAATATGGCGATGCAATTAGCACGTATTGCTAAAAAGGCGCCGCGAATGATCGCAGAAGAAATGGTGGCTAACTTTGATAAAGAGCAGGCTCATGTCAATCAAATTGACATTGCTGGACCGGGATTTATGAATTTCTTTATGAATAACGCTTACTTAAGTGATGTTGTTCGAACGGTGCTTGAAAAACAAAAAGAATACGGAGCGACAAGCTTTGGACAAGACAAATCCGTGCAAGTGGAATTTGTTTCGGCCAACCCAACAGGAACGCTTCACCTCGGCCATGCTCGTGGGGCTGCAGTAGGAGATTCCCTTTGCAATATTTTAGATAAAGCTGGCTACGAAGTGGCTCGTGAATATTACATTAACGATGCTGGCAATCAAATTGAGAATTTAGCGTTAAGTCTCGAAGCAAGATATATGCAAGCCCTTGGAGAAGAAATGGAAATGCCGGAAGACGGTTATCAAGGGAAGGATATTGTTGGTTTCGCAGAGGAAATCGTTGAGGTGTACGGTGATCGCTTTAAAGAAATAACTAGAGACGAACGCTTATCCTTTCTTCGTGAATATGGTTTGAAGCGTGAACTTGATAAATTAAAAGATGATTTAGCCGCATTTCGTGTAAACTTTGATAACTGGTACTCTGAAACGTCGCTTTATACAACTGGAAAAGTCGAAACGATTCTTGAAGAACTACAAAACAACGGGGAAACATATGAAAAAGACGGAGCCCTTTGGTTTGAATCGACCAAATACGGAGACGATAAAGACCGCGTACTTGTAAAAGGGGATGGATCTTACACGTATTTAACTCCGGATATTTCTTACCATAAAGATAAATTTGCCCGAGGCTTTAAAGAGTTGATTAACATTTGGGGGGCAGATCATCACGGCTATATCCCTCGAATGAAAGCAGCAGTAGAGGCATTAGGTTACGACCGTGATCAGTTAAAAGTACAAATCATTCAAATGGTGAACTTGTTCCAAAACGGTGAACGAGTAAAAATGAGTAAACGTACAGGTAAAGCTGTAACGATGCGTGATTTGATGGAAGAAGTTGGAATTGATGCTACTCGTTATTTCTTCGCGATGCGTGCAGCGGACACTCATATGGACTTTGACATGGACCTTGCCGTCTCAAAGTCCAACGAAAACCCAGTCTATTACGTGCAGTATGCACACGCCCGTATTTGTACAATGCTCAGACAAGCGAAGGAAGTCGGTTTTGAAGCCGATAAGTCGGAAGATCTCACACGCCTTTCCAGTGAAAAAGAGCTGGATCTTTTGAAAAAAATCGGTGAATTCCCATTAGTCGTCAGTGATGCAGCAGACAAACGTTCACCGCACCGTATAGCGAATTACGTGTTTGACCTTGCTCAGGCACTGCACAGCTTCTATAATGCGGAAAAAGTGATCAACGAAGCCGATGCGAGCTTAACGAAAGCCCGTCTCGCTTTGATGGAAGCCGTTCGTATCACGTTAAGCAATGCATTAGACCTAATTGGAGTATCAGCTCCAGAAAAAATGTAG
- a CDS encoding DUF1934 domain-containing protein, translating to MKYKAQNESSVTVMEGLAVHINMKTKIQDQGHSDTNTINTMGRMLTKGDITYLRFEEPQEEGESVERTMQTVKIQQGEMTVIRKGAMNMNQRFVSGVETEGTYQSPYGPMRMRTNTKNVRFLWDETSKQGEIQLQYSLTLQGDYAGEYDMRVSLKEEQ from the coding sequence ATGAAATATAAAGCTCAGAATGAAAGTTCGGTGACAGTAATGGAAGGGCTCGCAGTTCATATCAATATGAAAACAAAAATACAAGATCAAGGACACTCCGATACAAACACGATAAACACGATGGGTCGGATGCTGACTAAAGGAGACATAACCTATTTACGCTTTGAGGAGCCCCAAGAGGAAGGGGAGAGTGTCGAACGGACAATGCAAACGGTTAAAATTCAGCAAGGGGAAATGACAGTGATCCGCAAGGGAGCGATGAATATGAATCAGCGCTTTGTATCCGGAGTAGAAACTGAAGGAACTTATCAAAGCCCTTATGGCCCAATGAGAATGCGAACCAATACGAAAAATGTTCGTTTTTTATGGGATGAGACATCCAAACAAGGAGAAATACAGCTCCAATATTCCCTCACATTGCAAGGGGATTACGCAGGCGAATACGACATGCGTGTTTCGTTAAAGGAGGAACAATAA
- the speB gene encoding agmatinase: protein MFFDQGYSGKVFIMGDRTYEDSPVVIFGMPMDYTVSFRPGSRFGPNRVREVSIGLEEYSPYMDRHLEDVNYHDAGDMLLPFGNAAKSLDMIEQYTDKLLTDGKFPVGLGGEHLVSWPIIRSMSKEHDNLAVIHIDAHADLREEYEGETLSHSTPIRKTCELIGPENVYSFGIRSGMREEFQYAIESGMHMSKFEVAAPLKEILPTLSGRPVYVTIDIDVLDPAFAPGTGTAEAGGISSKELLDAIVAIAESDVNVVGCDLVEVSPPYDPSDQTAIAASKFIREMILGWTKKK, encoded by the coding sequence ATGTTTTTTGACCAAGGCTATTCGGGTAAAGTATTTATCATGGGAGATCGCACCTACGAAGACAGTCCAGTTGTTATTTTTGGCATGCCGATGGATTACACCGTAAGCTTCCGGCCAGGTTCGCGATTTGGTCCTAATCGTGTCCGTGAAGTATCGATCGGGCTTGAAGAATACAGCCCCTATATGGACCGCCATTTAGAAGACGTAAATTATCATGACGCAGGTGATATGCTGCTACCATTCGGAAACGCGGCTAAAAGCCTCGACATGATTGAACAGTACACAGATAAACTTCTCACTGATGGTAAATTCCCGGTCGGACTTGGCGGCGAGCATTTAGTGAGCTGGCCGATCATTCGTTCGATGTCAAAAGAGCACGATAATCTCGCTGTCATACATATCGATGCACACGCTGATTTACGAGAAGAGTACGAAGGGGAAACATTGTCCCACTCCACACCAATAAGAAAAACGTGTGAACTCATCGGCCCGGAAAATGTGTATTCATTTGGCATTCGCTCAGGCATGAGGGAGGAGTTTCAATACGCAATTGAAAGCGGCATGCACATGAGCAAGTTTGAAGTCGCAGCACCGTTAAAAGAAATACTACCCACTTTATCAGGGCGCCCGGTATATGTGACGATTGATATTGATGTTCTGGACCCGGCATTTGCTCCAGGGACCGGAACGGCAGAAGCAGGGGGTATCTCTTCAAAAGAGCTGCTCGATGCAATCGTTGCTATTGCTGAATCAGATGTAAATGTAGTCGGTTGTGACCTTGTGGAAGTTTCCCCGCCATATGACCCATCTGACCAAACAGCCATCGCAGCAAGTAAGTTTATCCGTGAAATGATTTTAGGATGGACAAAAAAGAAATAA